CTGATGTGCAAATCCATTATAAATAATAAGTTGACTGTTCGGAATCCGTTCGGATATCAGGCGAAGATTTTCAGCCAGAATTACCCTGTCGCCGGTTGCGCCAACTGCGAGTGTCGGTGCGGTAATCTGGTGAATATCTGCAGAGCGGTCGAAATCGCCACCGGCAGTTGCCTGCGCCATAAAAGCAAATGGCGGTTGCGGCGTTTCCAGCCGCAGTCGAATGAGGTGATTCAAATGCGCATCGAGATAAGCATCGGTAAACGCCAGCCGGAATTTTTCCCGCATCATTTCCACATTGCCTTCGCTGGGTGTGATGAGCAATTGCAGCACTTCCGGTGCCATCGGCACGGCAATGGAGCGTCCGGCGGTAGTGGCAACCAGCACCAGCCGGTCAACCATTTCCGGGTGGTTCAGGGTAAATTCCTGCGCGATATATCCGCCCATGGAAACGCCCAAAATATGGGTTTTGGTGATGTTCAGGTGGGAGAGCAGCCCGGATAAATCGTCGGACATTTGCGAGATTGAATACGGTCCCTCCGGCATTTCGCTGAGTCCGGCACCTCTATTGTCAAATGCCAGCACGGTGAAATAGCGGCTAAGCGCCGCAATATTGTTTTCCCAGAGCCAGGTTGCGGTGCCTAACCCGCCAATTAACGTAAGGTGCGGGCCGCTGCCGTGTAATTCGTAAAACATACGAATGCCGTTGATGGTTGCCGTGTCGCGTTTCATATTCTCTTTGTTGAATCAGTGAAAACAATTGGATCGAAAAACAGATAGTTTTAAATCTTTAGAAAAAATCACTCGTATTAAACATTTGAATTTTTCCAAACATACGAAAACTTGAAATTCTTGTCAATAGCATTGCCGTTAAAACTTTTTTTCACAAAAATGCTGTCACATTTTTTTAACGGTTGAAAGGTAGATGTTAGATTTATAAAGGCATTACCGGAATTATTGTGAGAACATCAAAACTTCTTTTTAATGCTCATGTGTGGCAATGGTCACCCCGCATGTTTTAAGCGGGAATCCATTCTTGCGGAAGATGGAATCCCGTTTTCGAGGGGATGACAAAGTGGTGATTACAACATTTTTTTCTTCAAAAGAAATTCGGTGAGCTTAAAAAAATTGATCTGTTTTGGTGAAAACGGAGAAATTTCAACGTATCGAAAATAGCATCCTTTTGATACAACCATTTCAATTTTTTGCCCATTTTCAGGAATCCAACGCGCTTTTGAATGTCGATAAACAGCGCTCCCGGGCAAATTTGTGCTCGACCATCGGTTTGGGATAATCCGGGGAATTCACCTCCGGCACCCATTTTTTGATGTATTCCCAATCGGGATCAAATTTTTCGATTTGGGTGGTGGGATTGAAAATCCGGAAATACGGCGCTGCATCGCAACCGCAGCCGGCAGCCCACTGCCAGTTGCCGTTGTTAGCGGACAAATCGTAATCGAGCAGCTTTTTTGCAAAATATCGCTCGCCCCACAGCCAGTGAATCAACAAATGTTTGGTCAAAAAACTGGCGACGAGCATCCGCACGCGGTTGTGCATAAATCCGGTTTGGTTCAACTCACGCATGCCTGCATCTACCAATGGATAGCCGGTTTTACCGTTGCACCATTTTTCAAATTCTGCAACATCGTTTTGCCATTGGATGGCAGCGTATTTTTCCTTAAACGGTTGATCGACCACTTTTGGGAAATGCCATAAAATCTGCATAAAAAATTCGCGCCATATCAGCTCGTCCAGCCAGGTTTCGTTTGCAGCCAACGCTTTGCGTACCAATGCGCGCGGACTGACGGTGCCAAACCGCAAATGCACGCTCAGCCGGGAAGTGCCGTTTTGGGCGGGGAAATCGCGTGTTTCGTGATAATTGTTGATGATGTTGTCCCGCATTTCTTTTCCCGGAAAATCGACGCCGCTTTCATAAAAACCAATGTCAGACAACGTTGGAAAAGGGAGTGGCTCAGTTTTCAAACATCGGTTGAGCAGGTTTTCCGATTGCCGTGGGGCAATTTCTGTGCTGTCCAATTGTTTTTTCCAGGTTTTGCTGTACGGGGTGAAAACGGTGTAAGGTTTTTCCTGTGCGGTGAGCACTTCGCTTTTTTCGAAGACGACCTGATCTTTGAAGCTATGGAACGGAATGCCGTTTTCGCGGAGCAATTCGGCAACTTCGGCGTCGCGCTGGCGGGCGTATGGCTCGTAATCGTGGTTGGTAAAAACAGCTGCGATGTTCATTTCGTGGACAAGCTCACCAAATATTTCCGATGGAATACCGTGTTTTATCAACAGCGAGCTGCCATGCTCCGCCAAATTATCCCGTATTTTCGACAGTGATTTGTGGATAAATTCTACCCGGGCGTCATTTTTTTCGTCCAATTTGTCCAAAATATTTGTATCAAAAATGAACAGGGGGAGAACCGGAAAACCACTCTGCAATGCCTGATGGAATCCGGTGTTGTCGGACAAGCGTAAATCTCTGCGGAACCAGAATATGGCAACCGGTGAGCTGGGAAAGGGCATAAAAAAATCTCCTGAAATAAAATTACCGCCGAAACCGCACCATATTTTTGTGCGAAATTACGTGTAAAATTACGTCAGGAGATCAAGTTCAATCAAACCATTTCTGTTTTAAGCCATTACATAATATTTCCGGCTTTCCGGGATTCCAGCATTTCTTTTCTTTCGATATAATATTCATCGGGTTCGGCTTCCTGGCTGAAAATCAGTTTTCCGTTTTCGTCGATAATCACATTCGAACGGATGCCGCGCAAATTCCAGAAGCATCGGCTACGGATATCGCCTTTAAAAATTCCGCGCCCGAAATCATAGTCAATATCGCTCCAGTCATATAAAGCTGCTGGCAAACCCATAAATGAAACAAGTTCCAGAATTCTTTTTTCGTTAAACGGCTCGCATTTTTTGACCACCAGTTCATCTGCTTTTGTTTCTTCTTCAACTTCCTCTTCCATTTCGCCATCTTTGCTAAAACCGGGAATCCATTCGAGGATCTCCAATCCCGGCACCCAACCTCTCAACACCGCAGGGGAGCGTTTTGTGTTTTTTTTGCGTTTAAATTCTTTTTCGAGCCAAACTGCCACCGGTTGTACCGTTTCCGGTGAAAGTTCGATAATTTTCCGGGCACGCCATTCCATTGCCAAAAGCCGGGCAACTTCTTCGTTGCGTGCGCCATTTCCGAAATAGAATTTTTTGTCTTTCGGTTTGCCCGCGTCGTTCCAGGTGGCTGCCCAGTACGATACTTTCTTACCGTGATTTACAGTTTCGCACCGGTGAATACCTACCACGCCGGTTTTATTACCGCGACCCGGTTTTCGGCGATATAACGGTTGATTTTGACGCGGAATATAATCTTTATATTTTTCGTCAATTTCTTTTGTCAGGTCCTCCAAATGAGCGATGGCCAGCATGCGGCTTTTTTCCTTGCCACCATATTTCCGATCACTAAAGTATTTAGAGAATGTTTTCCCCCCGCCATAAACCCTGACTAGCCACCCATACATCTTCTTGCCGTCATGGTCAACTCGCGTTAGTCCTTTCATAATAACAGACCTTTCTGAATAAATTACAGATAAATCAAACAGCATTACATTTCGCTTAATGAATTATGAAATGCCAAAACATTGTCCAGCTTTTGCTGGGAGAATCGTGATTATTAGTAATGATACGATTGCATAAATAGATTTGAGAAGGAACGAATATCGTTGAAAAATAACACTTCGGAATACCTTAGTTGAGATTTTTCGTACAGAAACAATTTTTTTATTTTTAAACAATTATTTGTCGGGAAAAACGGAGAAAAAACAATCCTTCAATGTGACAGCGATATTTCACATTTTAGAACATCTATTTTTTTTATATCCCAATTTTGTTGAAGAAATAACCGATTCTCAGCTTATGTTTATCGGCAATTATAGCAGAAGGGTTAGGTTTTTTTTATTATTTTGTATTTTTTTAACATTTCAAACTCTTCTTCGAAGTTTGGGGTAAATATGGATTTACCCAAATTGGCTTCAATTTCGGAAATTTTCCAGAAACGTGCATCGCTGATTTCATCGGGATTGGGGATAAAGGGGCCGTCATCTTTTAGAATGAATGCATTCACCAATTCGCTCTCTTGCGAATTGCGCATGATGTAATTAAATGCAAAATCGAATTGATTACTGACGATACCCAACTCCTCAAATGCCTCGCGGTGAAGTGCGGCCTGAATTGTTTCGCCGCTGTTTACGTGGCCGCCAACGGCTGTATCCCAATAATCAGGAAACATATCTTTGTTCGATGCCCGTTTTTGCACAAACAAATCGCCGTGTTGATTGATGATATGCACATGAACCACTGCATGCAACAAATCGGGATTTCCGTGAACTTCGTCGCGGGTAGCTTTGCCAACTACTTTGCCTTCAGGTGATAAAATGTCAAACCATTCTTTTGCACTACTCATTTTTTTCCCAACTAAAAAATCAGAAATATAACAATTTGAAAATCAAATTTTTGAAGGATGATGCAACTTAGTTTAAAATTAAAATATAGTCGATGCCCGGGTTAGGATTTGGTTATTTGTCACATTTCTTTACATAAATGCGAATAATTTGCACTGTTTTTGTAGGTTTTTGGTCTGAACTCGATATTATACTGGTTCAAAAATGGTTGATCCGACCAACCAAATCCGGTTTTTGTGCCCGTTTCGACAGCCCAAATTCCGGTTTTTTGTTGTTTGTTTTCGGAAGTTTACTATATTTCAGGATGCAAAAAAATGCGATGATTTTCAGCGATTTTCCATCACAACGCAATAACTTTCAGGAGAATGCTTTTTGAAAAACAGTGCGATTCCCGGGTTGCCGGGTAAAACCAAGCCATACGTTTTGGCGCATCGCGGTAACAAAACGATGTGCCCGGAAAATACGCTGGCTGCGTTTCGCAAGGCGTTGTCCGATGGCGCGGATATCATCGAAACTGATTTGCATTTATCTGCTGACGG
This genomic window from Calditrichia bacterium contains:
- a CDS encoding alpha/beta fold hydrolase, translating into MKRDTATINGIRMFYELHGSGPHLTLIGGLGTATWLWENNIAALSRYFTVLAFDNRGAGLSEMPEGPYSISQMSDDLSGLLSHLNITKTHILGVSMGGYIAQEFTLNHPEMVDRLVLVATTAGRSIAVPMAPEVLQLLITPSEGNVEMMREKFRLAFTDAYLDAHLNHLIRLRLETPQPPFAFMAQATAGGDFDRSADIHQITAPTLAVGATGDRVILAENLRLISERIPNSQLIIYNGFAHQFVVENAAQFNRDIIDFLKKP
- a CDS encoding deoxyribodipyrimidine photo-lyase, whose amino-acid sequence is MPFPSSPVAIFWFRRDLRLSDNTGFHQALQSGFPVLPLFIFDTNILDKLDEKNDARVEFIHKSLSKIRDNLAEHGSSLLIKHGIPSEIFGELVHEMNIAAVFTNHDYEPYARQRDAEVAELLRENGIPFHSFKDQVVFEKSEVLTAQEKPYTVFTPYSKTWKKQLDSTEIAPRQSENLLNRCLKTEPLPFPTLSDIGFYESGVDFPGKEMRDNIINNYHETRDFPAQNGTSRLSVHLRFGTVSPRALVRKALAANETWLDELIWREFFMQILWHFPKVVDQPFKEKYAAIQWQNDVAEFEKWCNGKTGYPLVDAGMRELNQTGFMHNRVRMLVASFLTKHLLIHWLWGERYFAKKLLDYDLSANNGNWQWAAGCGCDAAPYFRIFNPTTQIEKFDPDWEYIKKWVPEVNSPDYPKPMVEHKFARERCLSTFKSALDS
- a CDS encoding NUDIX domain-containing protein; the encoded protein is MSSAKEWFDILSPEGKVVGKATRDEVHGNPDLLHAVVHVHIINQHGDLFVQKRASNKDMFPDYWDTAVGGHVNSGETIQAALHREAFEELGIVSNQFDFAFNYIMRNSQESELVNAFILKDDGPFIPNPDEISDARFWKISEIEANLGKSIFTPNFEEEFEMLKKYKIIKKT